A portion of the Fulvia fulva chromosome 1, complete sequence genome contains these proteins:
- a CDS encoding scyllo-inositol 2-dehydrogenase (NAD(+)) → MVRKLQVAVSGLGRMGARHALHFLDRTPRAELVAACDPDPKALAWAKQRLEPFGVKIYSDFDEMLKHEGLEAVVVAGITTEHAPQSIRAIDANKHVLCEKPLSTSLEICEGVVEAAKQKPELTVMCGFSRRFDASYRDAASKVESGNIGRVSVIRSQTADKHRDDDYFVQYAKHSGGIFVDANIHDIDLAFWYFGSDSIVKSVTAVGINARLQGLAQYGDVDNGVGIVEFWGGKIAYFYSSRMMAAGQTDTTEIIGTHGKIVVNGNPAQNLVEHHEATGIRRDVPQTYYDRFEQAFVTESNEFTEVILDGKRPPFQLNGAVAALKVGDALQESLRTGKKINFNEIGERIVESKARL, encoded by the coding sequence ATGGTCCGCAAGCTCCAAGTCGCTGTCTCTGGCCTCGGCCGTATGGGCGCTCGCCACGCTCTGCACTTCCTTGACCGCACACCTCGCGCAGAGCTCGTAGCAGCATGCGATCCAGACCCAAAAGCATTGGCATGGGCCAAGCAGCGCCTGGAGCCATTCGGCGTCAAGATTTACAGCGATTTCGACGAGATGCTCAAGCACGAGGGCCTCGAGGCTGTCGTTGTTGCAGGTATCACCACAGAGCACGCACCACAATCCATCCGAGCAATTGACGCAAACAAGCACGTCCTTTGCGAGAAGCCACTCTCGACCAGCCTCGAGATCTGCGAGGGTGTCGTTGAAGCAGCGAAGCAGAAGCCAGAGCTCACTGTCATGTGTGGCTTCTCCCGACGATTCGACGCCAGTTACAGAGACGCAGCCAGCAAGGTCGAGTCCGGCAACATTGGCCGTGTATCAGTGATCCGATCGCAGACTGCCGACAAGCACAGAGACGACGACTACTTCGTCCAATACGCCAAGCATTCTGGCGGTATCTTCGTCGACGCCAACATTCACGACATCGATCTCGCCTTCTGGTACTTCGGCTCAGACAGCATCGTCAAGAGCGTCACAGCCGTCGGCATCAACGCCCGTCTGCAAGGCCTTGCCCAGTACGGCGACGTCGACAACGGTGTCGGCATCGTTGAGTTCTGGGGCGGCAAGATCGCATACTTCTACTCTTCCCGCATGATGGCCGCTGGCCAGACCGACACAACTGAGATTATCGGCACACACGGCAAGATTGTCGTCAATGGCAACCCAGCGCAGAACCTCGTTGAGCACCACGAGGCTACCGGTATCCGCCGCGATGTCCCACAAACGTACTACGACCGTTTCGAGCAGGCTTTCGTGACGGAGTCGAACGAGTTCACTGAGGTGATCCTTGACGGCAAGAGGCCACCGTTCCAGCTAAATGGTGCTGTCGCTGCTCTTAAGGTTGGCGATGCTCTGCAGGAGTCGCTCAGGACTGGCAAGAAGATCAACTTCAACGAGATTGGCGAGAGAATTGTCGAGTCGAAGGCCCGTTTGTAG
- a CDS encoding 2-dehydro-3-deoxy-D-gluconate 5-dehydrogenase, producing the protein MGSVQQLFSLEGKTALVTGGTRGIGQAMAVALAEAGADVLLVQRNDSNQETKQAIEKLGRKAQIYTADLADNASMKALTPKVLEDGHQIHILLNCGGIQKRHPAHQFPDEDWNEVLQVNLNAVFTLCRDVGAHMLSRDADHYGRRGSIINIGSLLTFQGGINVPAYAASKGGVGQLTKALSNQWADKGITVNGIAPGYIATEMNTALIQDEQRAASILERIPAGRWGSPEDFKGSVVFLASRASAYVSGEILTVDGGWMGR; encoded by the exons ATGGGTTCTGTGCAGCAGCTTTTCAGCCTGGAGGGCAAGACGGCTCTCGTCACTGGAGGAACGAGGGGTATTGGGCAGGCGATGGCTGTCGCTTTGGCAGAGGCTGGTGCAGATGTGTTGCTTGTGCAG AGGAATGACTCCAACCAAGAAACGAAGCAAGCGATCGAGAAGCTGGGCAGGAAAGCCCAAATATACACAGCAGACCTCGCCGACAACGCATCGATGAAAGCCTTGACACCCAAGGTCCTCGAAGACGGCCACCAAATCCACATCCTGCTCAACTGCGGCGGTATCCAGAAACGACACCCAGCCCACCAATTCCCAGACGAGGACTGGAACGAAGTGCTCCAAGTCAACCTGAACGCCGTCTTCACCCTCTGCAGAGACGTCGGCGCACACATGCTGTCCCGCGACGCAGACCACTACGGCAGACGAGGCAGCATCATCAACATCGGCAGCCTCCTCACATTCCAAGGTGGGATCAATGTGCCTGCCTACGCAGCGTCGAAGGGCGGTGTTGGCCAGCTTACCAAAGCTCTTTCCAACCAGTGGGCCGATAAGGGTATTACTGTGAATGGCATTGCGCCGGGGTACATTGCTACAGAGATGAATACTGCGTTGATTCAGGATGAACAGAGGGCGGCTTCGATTTTAGAGCGGATACCGGCGGGTCGATGGGGTTCGCCGGAGGACTTCAAGGGGAGTGTTGTGTTCCTGGCGAGTCGGGCCAGTGCGTATGTCAGTGGAGAGATTCTCACTGTGGATGGTG GATGGATGGGCAGATGA